A single region of the Candidatus Marsarchaeota archaeon genome encodes:
- a CDS encoding 30S ribosomal protein S3 — MGIEMKFIDDSIIKMNISKYLSSELSRAGFSRVEIQKTPVLTRITVYVLNPGRVIGRVGKNINELTETIKNKFSINNPQISVVEIQNKMLEPLLVAKDITFKLERSINPRKIIQFTLKSIMENGALGAEIIISGKLAAKGARAKVIRKSVGYIPKAGDITNLVLEGRATAYPKYGAIGVKVRIVPPGTVFPDREIKAIEIPKSILNS; from the coding sequence GTGGGCATAGAAATGAAATTCATAGACGATTCAATAATCAAGATGAACATATCGAAATACTTGAGCTCTGAGCTAAGCAGGGCTGGCTTTTCACGCGTAGAAATACAGAAAACGCCAGTGCTCACGAGAATAACGGTTTACGTACTGAATCCGGGAAGGGTAATAGGGCGCGTAGGCAAGAACATAAACGAGCTTACGGAAACAATAAAGAACAAATTCAGCATCAACAACCCGCAAATAAGCGTTGTCGAGATCCAAAACAAAATGCTAGAGCCGCTGCTTGTAGCAAAAGACATAACATTCAAGCTGGAGCGCTCTATAAACCCAAGAAAGATAATACAGTTCACGCTTAAGAGCATAATGGAAAACGGTGCACTAGGCGCTGAGATAATAATAAGCGGCAAGCTCGCTGCGAAGGGCGCCAGGGCAAAAGTCATAAGGAAGAGCGTAGGTTACATACCTAAAGCCGGAGACATAACCAACCTTGTGCTGGAAGGGCGGGCCACCGCATATCCAAAATATGGCGCCATCGGCGTCAAGGTCAGAATTGTGCCTCCAGGCACGGTATTCCCAGACCGCGAGATAAAAGCCATAGAGATACCAAAGTCCATACTCAACAGCTAA